In Planktothrix serta PCC 8927, a single window of DNA contains:
- a CDS encoding beta-ketoacyl-ACP synthase III — protein sequence MLGFRNITRVNKNMVISRTPLNNSPHFSTKNFDNSRLPDNSVKPRQVKLLSTGKYLPKNQVTAQQLGQQLGIEAAWIEKKSGVKVRHFVQDETASQMGAMAATMALEAAGLALSDIDCIVCTSSVPEQSIPCTAALVQKQLGGESSGIPAFDINSTCLSFVVGLDTLSYLVDAGRYSRVLLVATEIALAVDWKDRETSTLFGDGAAAAIIGKTDPQEGSKIICSRQETYSQGADLSECLAGGNRYHPREYSDNIDRFLFKMQGRAIYRLASKILPGFLERLLQPAGLTLADIDLVIPHQASLMAMGLIRKGLNIPQEKWMVIAPNHGNTIAASIPMTLHEAIQQDKIHRGDRILLLGTSAGFSVGGIVLEY from the coding sequence ATGTTAGGATTTAGAAATATTACCAGAGTAAATAAGAATATGGTGATTAGCCGCACCCCCCTCAATAATTCTCCCCATTTCAGTACAAAAAACTTTGATAATTCCCGATTACCTGATAACTCAGTAAAACCTAGACAGGTAAAACTATTATCAACCGGAAAATACTTGCCTAAAAATCAAGTTACAGCCCAACAATTAGGACAACAATTAGGCATTGAAGCGGCTTGGATTGAAAAAAAATCTGGGGTCAAAGTCCGTCATTTTGTCCAAGATGAAACAGCTTCTCAAATGGGCGCAATGGCGGCTACAATGGCTTTAGAGGCTGCGGGATTAGCCTTAAGTGATATTGATTGTATTGTTTGTACCAGTAGTGTTCCTGAGCAGTCTATTCCTTGTACTGCGGCTTTAGTTCAAAAACAATTAGGAGGGGAGTCTTCAGGAATACCAGCTTTTGATATTAATTCAACTTGTTTAAGTTTTGTTGTCGGGTTAGATACTCTCTCCTATTTAGTAGATGCGGGACGGTACTCACGGGTGTTATTAGTCGCCACAGAAATTGCCCTAGCAGTGGATTGGAAAGATCGAGAAACGAGTACCTTATTTGGGGATGGTGCCGCCGCCGCAATTATTGGCAAAACCGACCCCCAGGAGGGATCAAAAATTATCTGTTCTCGCCAAGAAACCTATAGTCAAGGTGCAGATTTATCGGAATGTTTAGCTGGAGGAAATCGCTATCATCCCCGTGAATATTCTGATAATATTGATCGGTTTTTATTTAAAATGCAAGGTCGGGCAATTTACCGTTTAGCCTCTAAAATTTTACCCGGATTTCTAGAACGATTATTACAACCTGCGGGATTAACTTTAGCGGATATTGATCTCGTGATTCCCCATCAAGCGAGTTTAATGGCAATGGGTTTAATTCGCAAAGGATTAAATATTCCTCAAGAAAAATGGATGGTGATCGCACCTAATCACGGAAATACAATCGCCGCCTCAATTCCGATGACCCTCCATGAAGCCATTCAACAGGATAAAATTCATCGAGGCGATCGCATTCTGCTATTAGGAACCTCCGCCGGGTTTTCCGTTGGGGGAATTGTTTTAGAATATTAA
- a CDS encoding glycosyltransferase family 2 protein → MINNLILILGLVILAERVIKWILIQQFFQRAKLESESVLPSESDQISILQPILSGDPTLWDCLSHNLALKTSYQLEFIWLIDQNDPVAQLGCRQLIETYPDVSVKLISLPPSPNQISPKMFKLIAGLKEATGNIIAVLDDDTLLPNQAFDQCLPYLEKPEIGVAFGLPYYVNFSNFWSTLVSSVVNGNNLLTYIPYTYLINPFTINGMFFVIKREVLEKVNGFTDLDKFIVDDYAIAQHFRQQGYQLAQTPVCHGISTQIQDSTHYFNLITRWFIFPQASILKSSSIPELIVFYLMAFLPTMFPFIVFLYSLLFPSVSALIYSLIYFSLNYAILTYFNQNYLRNATPKAQIIVLILVQILLPIQIIITLFLPRKINWRGNIMQLTEDGGFEFIQRRDSFYSREQGIGNREQGTGNREQE, encoded by the coding sequence ATGATCAATAACTTAATCCTAATTTTAGGGCTAGTAATTTTAGCAGAACGGGTGATTAAATGGATTTTAATTCAACAGTTTTTTCAAAGGGCAAAACTTGAGTCTGAATCTGTCCTCCCCAGTGAATCTGATCAAATTTCGATCCTGCAACCGATTTTAAGCGGTGATCCGACCTTATGGGACTGTCTGAGTCACAATTTAGCCTTAAAAACATCCTATCAACTAGAATTTATTTGGTTAATTGATCAAAATGATCCGGTTGCACAGTTGGGATGTCGTCAACTGATAGAAACCTATCCCGATGTTAGCGTTAAATTAATTTCTCTACCTCCATCTCCCAATCAAATTAGTCCCAAAATGTTTAAACTGATTGCTGGACTGAAGGAAGCAACAGGTAATATTATTGCCGTTTTAGACGATGATACCCTGTTACCCAATCAAGCTTTTGATCAGTGTCTTCCCTATTTAGAAAAACCGGAGATTGGCGTTGCTTTTGGTTTACCCTATTATGTAAATTTTTCTAATTTTTGGTCAACGTTAGTGTCCAGTGTCGTGAATGGGAATAACTTACTCACCTATATTCCCTATACTTATCTAATTAATCCCTTTACGATTAATGGGATGTTTTTTGTAATCAAACGAGAGGTGTTAGAAAAAGTCAATGGATTTACGGATTTAGATAAATTTATTGTTGATGATTATGCGATCGCTCAACATTTTCGCCAACAGGGTTATCAACTCGCTCAAACTCCCGTTTGTCATGGAATTAGTACCCAAATTCAAGATTCTACCCACTATTTTAACCTGATCACACGCTGGTTTATTTTCCCCCAAGCCTCGATTTTAAAATCTTCCTCTATTCCAGAATTAATCGTTTTTTATTTAATGGCATTTTTGCCCACAATGTTCCCGTTTATCGTTTTCCTGTACAGTTTATTGTTTCCCTCTGTCTCTGCTTTAATTTATAGCCTGATTTACTTTAGTTTAAATTATGCAATCTTAACCTATTTTAATCAAAACTATCTGCGAAATGCAACCCCAAAAGCCCAGATTATTGTTTTAATCCTGGTTCAAATTTTACTCCCGATTCAGATTATTATCACCCTATTTCTACCCCGAAAAATTAACTGGAGAGGAAATATTATGCAATTAACCGAAGATGGAGGATTTGAATTTATTCAACGTCGAGATTCTTTTTATAGCAGGGAACAGGGAATAGGGAACAGGGAACAGGGAACAGGGAACAGGGAACAGGAATAA
- a CDS encoding tetratricopeptide repeat protein, with protein MVPREFLKSVATRVGISDNELEVMARAIQGEPMTAISKQLGVRKDALQKRLGEVYRKLNITGAGPGKLAKLQQRLLAEYQSEGNQSGGQLNGQSGRKKRSMGGVDSQGFSSNVQIDWGNAPKVGLFYGHSEALTTLKQGLVTERAHLMMMQGIGGIGKTALGVKLVQEIAPDFDQVIWRSLRDKPSPSEFIASAFPASSKTPLDWDDSEQIAELLKTLSDSRCLLVIDEVEHISELGHKDIAFKSYESLFQQISESSHRSSVLLIGWEFPDSWQKFASKPVVQLTGLSEQDAQQMVLSGQDTFYLDSKFLSELIHLCGGNPLILKLWAAKIPDLTVGNLTKLIKQNTLVLEELVRQHLRSDQELSELEIRLVCWLAVSPKPATLSELATDLILSEQSAEVQMSLDFLTERSLLETTSSHPIAYTVNTNFRKEIWYQLMGKSFNELGYKHYLEGEFQSAKTHLLQAVRYHPTLSAGHYNLGSTYEKLEQFEPAKKHYQILVDVDNNRAAQAAVNNLARLEILDGKTNEAIDKLEKTLVQVKDKGVRATLHKNLGWAYFLQNNPKQAEVELRQSLELKESNAVAYYILAQVLEAQNRNKQALVFWKTALEQDETDQQSNGVTWRLPELLTWRMMARQRLQ; from the coding sequence ATGGTACCCAGAGAGTTTTTAAAGAGTGTAGCCACGAGAGTTGGGATTTCCGACAATGAACTGGAAGTGATGGCACGGGCAATTCAAGGCGAACCCATGACCGCGATTTCTAAGCAATTAGGCGTTCGCAAGGATGCGTTGCAAAAACGCTTAGGAGAAGTGTATAGGAAGTTAAACATTACGGGTGCTGGCCCTGGAAAGTTAGCCAAACTTCAACAACGCTTACTGGCGGAATATCAATCGGAAGGCAATCAGTCCGGTGGACAACTCAATGGCCAATCCGGTCGCAAAAAGCGGTCTATGGGTGGCGTTGACTCTCAAGGTTTCAGCAGTAACGTTCAAATTGATTGGGGAAACGCACCGAAAGTGGGGCTGTTTTATGGCCATTCAGAAGCCCTGACTACGTTAAAACAGGGATTAGTCACAGAACGCGCTCACCTGATGATGATGCAGGGGATCGGTGGGATTGGAAAAACCGCCCTAGGGGTGAAATTAGTCCAGGAAATTGCCCCGGACTTTGACCAAGTGATTTGGCGATCGCTGCGAGACAAACCTTCGCCGAGTGAATTTATTGCCTCAGCCTTTCCCGCTTCTTCTAAAACGCCTTTGGATTGGGATGACTCCGAACAAATCGCCGAATTGCTTAAAACCTTATCCGATTCTCGATGTTTGTTAGTGATTGATGAGGTAGAACATATCTCAGAATTGGGACATAAAGATATCGCCTTCAAAAGTTATGAATCCTTGTTTCAACAAATTAGCGAATCTTCCCATCGCAGTAGCGTTTTATTAATCGGTTGGGAATTTCCCGATTCGTGGCAAAAATTCGCCTCCAAACCCGTTGTGCAGTTAACGGGGTTATCGGAACAAGACGCCCAACAAATGGTGCTATCCGGTCAAGATACCTTCTATTTGGATAGTAAATTCCTCTCGGAGTTGATTCATTTATGTGGTGGCAACCCCTTAATTTTAAAATTATGGGCGGCTAAAATTCCTGACTTGACTGTGGGAAATCTCACCAAATTAATCAAGCAAAATACCTTAGTTTTAGAAGAACTGGTGCGTCAGCATCTACGCTCAGATCAGGAATTATCAGAGCTGGAAATTCGGTTAGTCTGTTGGTTGGCTGTGAGTCCAAAACCCGCAACCTTGAGTGAGTTAGCAACGGATTTGATCCTCTCAGAACAATCGGCAGAAGTGCAAATGTCCTTAGACTTTTTAACCGAGCGATCGCTGTTAGAAACGACCTCCAGCCACCCCATTGCTTATACCGTCAATACTAATTTCCGCAAAGAAATTTGGTATCAGTTGATGGGCAAATCCTTTAATGAACTGGGTTATAAACACTATTTAGAAGGAGAATTCCAATCTGCTAAAACCCATTTATTGCAAGCTGTTCGCTATCATCCCACCTTAAGTGCAGGTCATTATAATTTGGGTTCTACTTATGAGAAACTCGAACAGTTTGAACCCGCTAAAAAACATTATCAAATTCTAGTCGATGTTGACAATAACCGGGCAGCACAAGCGGCGGTTAATAATTTAGCCCGATTGGAAATTTTAGATGGCAAAACCAATGAAGCCATTGATAAACTAGAAAAAACCTTAGTTCAGGTGAAGGATAAAGGAGTCAGAGCCACTTTACATAAAAATTTAGGCTGGGCTTATTTCCTGCAAAATAATCCGAAACAAGCTGAAGTCGAGTTACGTCAATCCTTAGAATTAAAAGAATCTAACGCCGTAGCTTACTATATTTTAGCTCAAGTTTTAGAAGCCCAAAACCGCAATAAACAAGCCTTAGTTTTTTGGAAAACCGCTTTAGAACAAGACGAAACCGATCAACAATCTAACGGTGTTACCTGGCGTTTACCGGAATTACTCACCTGGCGAATGATGGCTCGTCAACGGTTACAATAA